ATTGGGGAGATTTTTCTAAAAGCAGTCCACGAACCTGTGTAGATCAAAATTATCATTACGAAGAACTCGTGCATACATACATAAGTCCTGCAGTGTACACAGCTCGACTCGAGCAGTCACACCCGAATGCTTTCTTTGATGAAGAAGTGTGTACGGTGAACGTATCTGCTTCAAACAACAACACCTCAAATAACGCGGTTACTAACTCATGCCAAAGTTGGACTGATGGATGTAACACATGTGCCCGAAATTATATTGGAGGGGCAGCCGCATGTACAGAACGATATTGTTTACAAAAAGGGTCACCACAGTGTTATCAGTATTTTGACACCAGTGTTTCGGACGCAAGCAACGACACATTGCAATTTAGAATTCTCAGCAGAACATCGCGCACCGTTGAGTTTACTGCGCTGATAAACACAGCACGGAGTTGTGACGGTGGTTTATATACACTGTACTTCGGGGATACACAGAAATCACCGCAGCCATTTCCTGCTGATGCGTGTTCGTCATTCGAGCGAGAAATAACGTACAAGTACCCTCAAGATGGGACCTACACCGCAGTCCTCGAGAGAGATGGTGTTGTCATTGAGCAGGTAACAGTAACGATAGGGAATACGAGTAGCGCAGCAAAAGAGAATATGGCATCTGTCCTTATCGCGATTGAGAATTTTATTCGTGGTTTATTTAAATAGTATGTCACGACGTCTTATCATCCCCGCATTATTAATAGCAGCAGCAATAGTAGCTCCTGGTATTTCAAATGCGGTCACTAATGATGACTTAAAAAACCAGATTGCAAATCTACTTAAACAGGTGCAAGTACTGCAACAGCAACTGCAAGTAGTTGAGAATTCAGGTTCTACGAGTTCTGTTGTACCTATTACATATACCAGCAGCACACCAACAGCAACTGGTTCATGTGCGAGCATCGCGTACAATTTAAACAAAGGCGATGAGAATGATGAGGTACGAAAGTTACAACTATTTTTAGCACAAGACCCGAGCGTCTATCCAGACGCAATTGTGAGTGGATACTTTGGCTCGCTTACACAAAGGGCAGTACAAGCATGGCAAGCAAAGCACGGCATTGTGTCTGGTGGAACTCCTGCAACAACGGGGTATGGGTCGGTTGGGCCAAAAACACGAAGTGCAATGGCGAGTCTCTGTAACGGAGGTTCTGTCACATCAAGTTCTGCGATCGCACGGAGTCTTGTGGTAACACCAGAAGTTGGACCAGTACCACTACAGGTGACAGCAACATTTTCATTAAACGGCTCATCCTGCTCATCATACTATTTAGACTGGGGTGATGGCACACAACCGCTTTTGTTTGATGCAGGCAATACTGCGTGCACAAACGATATTGCGCATAAACGAGCGACACATACCTATGTCCGTTCTGGTGTTCACCAGATCACATTACGTGCCGGACAAGGGCCGCTTTCAAGAGCGGGAGTTGCAGGACAAACATTTGTATCAGTTGGTAGTACCATTACAACCGGCTTGGCACTGAGTCCATCTACAGGTTCTGTGCCGTTTACGACCAGCATTACATTTCCAGTGAAGGGCTCTACCTGTACTTCATACGAAGCAGATTGGGGAGATGGTACAGTGGATAGATTCGAACCATCAAGTTTTACTAATTGTGTACAAGATACGGGCACACAATCACTAACACATACATACAACAACGCAGGAACATACAAAGTTGAGTTTAAAACTGGTAACGCGCGCCTTTCTCAACTTCCCGTAACAGGAAGGTGGGACGTGCTCGTCGATAATACTATTAGCGCAGATGCTTCTTTGAAGATAGAACCAACATCAGGAATAGCACCACTTGCTGTAAAGGTGACCTTAGCCGGATACAGTGAGGCATGTACTTCATATTTGATTGATTGGGGAGATGGAACACAGCCAGAATTCTATGACGGAGATTTTGAAAACTGTGAAGGGTTTAGATTCCAAAAACTGTTTACTCACGCATATACAACACCAGGTACATACACTATACGAACTAAAGTGGGTACGCGCACCGCATTGGCCAACATACCGTTCAATAGTCAATCAATTATCGTGGGTTCACTTGGTACTGTGGAAGCAACATGTGTATATCCTAATACTCCAGTATGTGGAGAGATAGTGTTTTCGTGCCCGATAGGGTATACGTGCGACCAGTCATACCAAACGTTTTCAAACCGCTGTGAAATGGAGTCCGCAAATGCGACTTTCGTAAAACAGGGGCGCTGTGACTTCTAAATTATTCCATGTGGAGGTCTTTCAGGTGTAGTACTATACGTTCTGCAATGCCTTCATGATTTGCGAGAGTCGGGTCACTTTCTACAAGAACAGCTGCCTCGTTTCGTGCAGCTTCAACCATTTTGATATTTTGTAGTGCTTCCATGCCTAAGTCGGAAACACCCCATTGTTGTGTGCCAGCAAGTTGCCCTGCGCCACGCAGTTTAAGATCTTCTTCTGCCAACAAAAATCCGTCTGATGCCTTTTCAAGTGCTCGTAGACGGGTAATAGATGTTTGCGTCTTACTATCAGTAAAGAGGTAACAGTAGGGCTGATAACTAGAGCGCTGCACGCGGCCTCGTAATTGATGTAGTTGCGATAGACCAAACCGCTCAGCGCCTTCGATGATAATCATCGTTGCGTTTGGTACATTCACTCCAACTTCTACTACAGATGTGGCTACTAGTACATCAATATCGCCAGCTTCAAACGCTTGCATTACCTCGTCCTTTTCTTTCGGTGTCATTTTTCCATGCAGAATGTCTACCTTGTACTCTTTGAGAGGTCCGTCTTGTAAACGTTTTGCCTCAGCTCGTACCGACTTCACTCGCAGTGCGAGTGCTTTGTCGGGATCTGGCTCCTCAATACGAGGGCAAATCACGTACATTTGTCTTCCGCTCATTAGTTCGCTCCGAACACCTGTGTATACATCTTCTCGTTTACTTGGGGGAACCACTTTTGTTTGTATTGTTTTCCTGCCTTTAGGACGCTCATCAAGAACAGACAGATCGAGATCTCCGTAGATTGTAAGGGAGAGTGTACGTGGGATAGGTGTCGCAGTCATCGAAAGTAAGTGCGGGGCGGAGCCATCTTTTTGTGCGAGTTTCTTGCGTTGCTGTGTGCCAAAGCGGTGCTGCTCATCAATAACAACGTAGGCAAGGTTCTCAAATTGTACCGTTTTTTGGATGAGTGCATGAGTCCCAACAACAATTGGAATTTCACCGTTCGCTACCCATTTTGAAAGCTGCGCCCGAGATATTTTTGTTGCTTCTTTTGGATTAACTTTTGAAGGAAACTTCTGACACCCACTCCCAGTAATGAGACCTATAGGGATAGAAGAGTGTTCAAAGGCTTCAATGAGACCTGCGAATTGTTGTTTAGCAAGAATTTCGGTTGGAACCATATAGGCAACTTGTGGTTTGGCATACTTCTTTTCTTCAATTGCGCCGCGAGCTATCGCATACATAGTTGCGGCTGCAACAGTTGTTTTGCCAGACCCAACATCTCCTTCAAGAAGGCGTGACATCGGATACGATTTCTTAAAGTCCTTCATGATGTCTTTTATAGATTTCTTCTGTGCGTTGGTTGGTGTGTACGGAAGTGCATCGAGATAGCTTTCGAGAGCATCTTCGTTTGCTGTGACGTGCGGAGCTTTTAACTCCTGTGTATCGTGGCGATTTTTTTGGTGGGCCACTTGAATAAGAAATACTTCTTCAAACGAAAACCGTTTACGCGCTGCACTGGCATCGCGAGTATTTTGAGGAGTATGCACCCACACAAGAGCAGATGCGATAGTTGGGAGCTTATATTTTTTCAGTATTTCTTCAGGTATTAAATCAGAAATATGTTCGTGTACGCCGCTTTCGAGTATCTTGTGCACTGCATGGTATATCCATCGACTACTAACTCCACGACTCTCTGGGTACACAGGAAATAGCTCATTACTGAGCGTTTCGTTATCAAATACAGCAGGAAGGTTAGGCATTGCTTCAACTGTTGGATTTGCAAAGTATAGTTTTCCGGTGCCTGTAGGTTTGCCAGTTACTTTTACAAACTTAGCGTGTTCAAACATTTTGGCAGCGTATGGTTGGTTGAACCATTTTAAACCAATGCTACCTGTTGCGTCAGTTAGCGTCCCTTCCACCATATAGCGTTTCGTTTTCCAGGCGAGTTTCTTTTCGAGGTTCATCAGCTCGCCGTACACAGTAACTGTTTCGTTGGGAACTACATCAATAATGCGTCGGGCAGCTCCTACGTCTTCGTAGCGACTAGGAAAGTGAAAGAGTAGGTCTTGCACAGTGTGAATTCCGAGTTTCTCAAGTGCTGCTTTCTGTGTCTTTATAAGACGGAAGTGCTGTGTAAGTTCGTCCTGTGGTTGCATCAGATAAGTATACTATGTTGCCAG
This genomic stretch from Candidatus Kaiserbacteria bacterium harbors:
- the recG gene encoding ATP-dependent DNA helicase RecG; translated protein: MQPQDELTQHFRLIKTQKAALEKLGIHTVQDLLFHFPSRYEDVGAARRIIDVVPNETVTVYGELMNLEKKLAWKTKRYMVEGTLTDATGSIGLKWFNQPYAAKMFEHAKFVKVTGKPTGTGKLYFANPTVEAMPNLPAVFDNETLSNELFPVYPESRGVSSRWIYHAVHKILESGVHEHISDLIPEEILKKYKLPTIASALVWVHTPQNTRDASAARKRFSFEEVFLIQVAHQKNRHDTQELKAPHVTANEDALESYLDALPYTPTNAQKKSIKDIMKDFKKSYPMSRLLEGDVGSGKTTVAAATMYAIARGAIEEKKYAKPQVAYMVPTEILAKQQFAGLIEAFEHSSIPIGLITGSGCQKFPSKVNPKEATKISRAQLSKWVANGEIPIVVGTHALIQKTVQFENLAYVVIDEQHRFGTQQRKKLAQKDGSAPHLLSMTATPIPRTLSLTIYGDLDLSVLDERPKGRKTIQTKVVPPSKREDVYTGVRSELMSGRQMYVICPRIEEPDPDKALALRVKSVRAEAKRLQDGPLKEYKVDILHGKMTPKEKDEVMQAFEAGDIDVLVATSVVEVGVNVPNATMIIIEGAERFGLSQLHQLRGRVQRSSYQPYCYLFTDSKTQTSITRLRALEKASDGFLLAEEDLKLRGAGQLAGTQQWGVSDLGMEALQNIKMVEAARNEAAVLVESDPTLANHEGIAERIVLHLKDLHME